In Lemur catta isolate mLemCat1 chromosome 1, mLemCat1.pri, whole genome shotgun sequence, one DNA window encodes the following:
- the LOC123640575 gene encoding olfactory receptor 7A10-like, whose amino-acid sequence MVPRNDTPVSGFCLLGFSEDPELQRILFGLFLSMLLITVFGNLLIILATISDSQLHFFLSNLSFVNICFVCTTVRKMLVNVQTQSKVISYTGCITQMYFLTLFARLDIFLLTMMAYDCFVAICHLLQYTVIMNPRVCRLLVLLSWILCVLNSLLQSLMVFPLTFCAELEIPHFFCEINQVVHLACSDPFFNGVIFLASVVLGGGTLTGILYSYSRIVYSIRAISSDQGKNKAFSSCASYLSVVSLYFTCLGVYLGSAATHNSHSSATASVMYTVVTPMLNPCMYSLRNNDIKRALRSFHVKGIIKA is encoded by the coding sequence ATGGTTCCAAGGAATGATACACCAGTTTCAGGGTTTTGTCTTCTGGGATTTTCAGAGGACCCAGAATTACAACGCATCCTTTTTGGGCTCTTCCTCTCCATGCTCCTGATCACTGTGTTTGGGAACCTGCTCATCATTCTGGCCACAATCTCAGACTCCCAGCTGCACTTCTTCCTCTCCAACCTGTCCTTTGTAAACATTTGTTTTGTGTGTACCACTGTCCGAAAGATGCTTGTGAATGTGCAGACACAGAGCAAAGTCATATCCTACACAGGCTGCATCACCCAGATGTACTTTTTGACACTCTTTGCAAGGTTGGATATCTTTTTGCTGACCATGATGGCCTATGACTGCTTTGTGGCCATCTGTCACCTACTGCAGTACACGGTCATCATGAACCCCAGGGTCTGTAGGCTACTAGTTCTGCTGTCCTGGATCCTGTGTGTCCTGAATTCCTTGTTACAAAGCTTAATGGTGTTCCCCCTGACCTTCTGTGCAGAGTTGGAAATCCCCcactttttctgtgaaattaaTCAGGTGGTCCACCTTGCCTGCTCTGACCCCTTCTTTAATGGCGTGATATTTCTGGCATCTGTGGTGCTGGGTGGTGGCACCCTCACTGGTATCCTTTACTCTTACTCTAGAATAGTTTACTCCATACGTGCAATCTCCTCAGACCAGGGGAAGAATAAAGCATTTTCCAGCTGTGCATCTTACCTCTCGGTTGTCTCATTATATTTTACATGCCTAGGGGTGTACCTCGGCTCTGCTGCTACACACAACTCACACTCCAGCGCAACAGCCTCGGTGATGTACACTGTGGTCACTCCCATGCTGAACCCCTGCATGTACAGCCTGAGGAATAATGATATAAAGAGGGCTCTGAGAAGCTTCCATGTGAAGGGGATTATTAAAGCATAA